The Aethina tumida isolate Nest 87 chromosome 6, icAetTumi1.1, whole genome shotgun sequence genome has a segment encoding these proteins:
- the LOC109598452 gene encoding P protein — protein sequence MSNNDEDHHNTSRKNVAFCDDVFLNQEIIHLEPPDTLKTKTIRKSLDIMDTNDENYLECEDEVPPNNADWKLCAVHFKMFILILIWLVCSCFLMLHNVNVQDMHQISVPKDVSHSYVILNKPKQDKVTVMLQGALLPLYYSNLSTHSMFVYIQMIVVDEMPSKERDLNKSNIILLRNVSDVWNVPIVNEKLIGMVPEIVLKKVFKLSPHKIDNTSYHLLQIKIKTNLNTNFPVSLGYNLQPINTEDGIYYAALVLLGLYIMIISDVVHRTLAAILASTMSVAILAAFNARPTMSEIISWIDVETLLLLFSMMTLVTILSETGIFDYMSVLAYKITEGKIWPLINAICFITTILSSFLDNVTTALLITPVIIKLCGVMKLNPVPILIYSLIFDNIGGALTPIGDPPNVIIASNKDVLKSGVTFGTFTLHMGGGVFITLIIIYLQLRYSYRDPNKFKYSGPIEVQELKREIAVWQRTAASVSSYSRDEEAVRESLFKKSAKLQDLLKVSLQNTSAFSDDYQTNLEDLRKRYPIKDKVLLIKSGGTLLLVICVFFLHSIPAFSKLGLGWTSLLGALLLLLMYDKENTEVVLNRVEWSTLLFFASLFILMEALARLGLIEWIGKQTQDIIMSVGPDSRLTVGIILMLWVSAIASAFVDNVPLTTMMVRIATDLSNSRELGLPLQPLIWALSFGACFGGNGTLFGSTSNIVCAGVAEQHGYKFTFLEFMKVGMPVMILSLIIITVYLVVCHVVLQWH from the exons AAAGCCTCGACATCATGGATACAAACGATGAAAACTACCTCGAATGCGAAGA TGAGGTACCACCAAACAATGCGGACTGGAAGCTATGCGCCGTACACTTCAAAATGTTCATCCTGATCCTTATCTGGCTGGTTTGCAGCTGTTTCCTGATGCTTCACAACGTCAACGTGCAAGACATGCACCAGATCAGCGTTCCAAAGGACGTATCACACAGTTACGTCATTCTAAACAAACCGAAGCAGGATAAGGTGACTGTGATGCTGCAGGGGGCACTTTTGCCTCTTTACTACAGCAACCTGTCGACGCACTCCATGTTCGTCTACATTCAAATGATAGTGGTGGATGAAATGCCCTCAAAGGAACGCGACCTCAACAAATCCAACATAATATTACTCCGAAACGTATCGGACGTCTGGAACGTGCCGATTGTGAACGAGAAACTGATTGGAATGGTACCCGAAATCGTTTTGAAGAAGGTCTTCAAGTTGTCTCCGCATAAAATCGACAACACGTCCTACCATTTGttgcaaattaaaatcaagACCAATTTGAACACTAACTTCCCCGTGTCCTTGGGTTACAACCTCCAACCGATTAATACTGAAGATGGTATCTACTATGCGGCTTTGGTACTTTTGGGCCTGTACATCATGATTATTAGTGACGTGGTGCATAGGACCTTGGCCGCCATACTGGCCAGTACTATGTCGGTGGCAATTTTGGCCGCATTCAATGCACGACCTACAATGTCAGAGATAATTTCGTGGATCGACGTTGAAACGTTGCTGTTGCTCTTTTCCATGATGACCTTGGTCACTATTTTAAGTGAAACAGGCATTTTTGACTACATGTCCGTGTTGGCGTACAAA ATTACAGAAGGGAAAATTTGGCCTTTAATCAACGCGATTTGCTTTATTACAACTATCCTGTCAAGTTTTTTGGATAATGTGACAACAGCACTGCTAATAACACCAGTTATTATAAA ATTATGTGGAGTCATGAAACTTAATCCAGTTCCAATATTAATCTATTCTTTAATCTTTGACAACATTGGAGGGGCTTTAACACCGATTGGAGACCCACCGAACGTCATCATAGCTTCGAACAAGGACGTGCTCAAATCC GGAGTGACATTCGGAACGTTCACCTTGCACATGGGAGGGGGGGTGTTCATAAcgctaataataatatatctgCAACTAAGGTACTCCTACAGGGACCCCAACAAGTTCAAATATTCGGGCCCCATCGAGGTGCAGGAGTTGAAACGAGAAATCGCCGTGTGGCAAAGGACGGCCGCCTCCGTTAGCAGTTACAGCCGGGACGAGGAGGCGGTGAGGGAGTCGCTGTTCAAGAAGTCGGCGAAGCTGCAGGACTTGCTCAAGGTTTCGCTGCAGAACACGAGTGCTTTTAGCGACGATTATCAGACGAATCTGGAGGATTTGCGGAAGAGGTATCCGATTAAGGATAAGGTACTACTTATTAAATCCGGGGGAACTTTGTTGTTGGTTATTTGCGTGTTTTTCCTTCACTCCATTCCGGCGTTCAGTAAGCTTGGATTGGGGTGGACGTCTTTGCTGGGGGCACTTTTGCTTTTGCTCATGTACGACAAGGAGAACACTGAGGTGGTGCTGAACCGAGTGGAATGGTCGACGCTTTTGTTCTTCGCCTccctttttatattaatggagGCGTTGGCCAGGTTGGGATTGATAGAGTGGATAGGAAAACAAACCCAAGATATTATAATGTCAGTTGGTCCAGATTCCAGATTAACTGTGGGCATCATTTTGATGCTGTGGGTTTCTGCTATAGCTTCAGCATTCGTTGATAACGTGCCATTAACAACTATGATGGTGAGGATTGCCACAGACTTGAGCAACAGCAGAGAACTTGGCTTACCCTTGCAACCTTTAATTTGGGCACTGTCTTTCGGTGCTTGTTTTGGAGGTAACGGTACCCTGTTTGGTTCCACATCGAACATTGTTTGTGCTGGAGTCGCTGAGCAACACGGCTACAAGTTTACCTTCTTGGAGTTCATGAA GGTTGGAATGCCTGTGATGATTTTAAGCCTCATCATCATTACTGTTTATCTGGTTGTTTGCCATGTTGTTCTTCAATGGCATTGA
- the LOC109598455 gene encoding trypsin-2 isoform X2, whose protein sequence is MSNNPVTLLQCLLLFTVVQARNRIIGGYNADIKDHPYQLQLLSDGQLICGAVLISNTYALSAAHCFHSSGLYKIRAGTSFVNRGGQIRNIKNAYIHPSYVKEEVDYDIAILELDQPLNYSSTIQPVRLPRKNEFPPPGQEGIASGWGTMDPSTNRMPNRLQAVRLPVLDVQDCQYYYRFITKLSKRMFCAGYHSGGKDACQGDSGGPLVVKGVLHGLISWGIQCATPGYPGVYAKVSEFRDYIKVNTGI, encoded by the exons ATGTCTAACAATCCAGTCACATTATTGCAATGTCTGTTATTGTTTACCG TGGTGCAGGCCAGAAACAGGATAATAGGTGGTTATAATGCTGACATCAAGGACCACCCCTACCAGCTACAACTATTATCTGATGGCCAGTTAATCTGCGGTGCTGTTTTAATCTCCAACACCTACGCCTTGTCCGCAGCTCACTGTTTCCATTCATCAG GTTTGTACAAAATCAGGGCGGGTACTTCTTTTGTGAACCGGGGAGGCCAAATTAGGAACATTAAAAATGCTTACATTCATCCCAGCTACGTTAAAGAAGAGGTGGACTATGACATTGCCATTTTGGAACTGGATCAACCCCTAAA TTATTCTTCAACAATACAGCCAGTTAGACTTCCAAGAAAAAACGAGTTCCCTCCACCAGGTCAGGAAGGTATTGCCTCAGGTTGGGGTACGATGGATCCATCAACAAATCGAATGCCCAATCGATTGCAAGCTGTGAGATTGCCAGTACTTGATGTACAAGATTGCCAGTATTATTACAGATTCATTACGAAACTTTCCAAACGTATGTTTTGTGCTGGTTATCATTCGGGAGGCAAAGACGCTTGTCAG GGTGATTCCGGTGGTCCCCTTGTTGTTAAAGGTGTGCTTCACGGTTTGATTTCTTGGGGGATCCAATGTGCCACCCCCGGTTATCCTGGCGTCTACGCCAAAGTCAGCGAATTCAGAGATTACATCAAAGTGAATACCGGTATATAA
- the LOC109598455 gene encoding trypsin-2 isoform X1, with protein sequence MSNNPVTLLQCLLLFTVVQARNRIIGGYNADIKDHPYQLQLLSDGQLICGAVLISNTYALSAAHCFHSSVSGLYKIRAGTSFVNRGGQIRNIKNAYIHPSYVKEEVDYDIAILELDQPLNYSSTIQPVRLPRKNEFPPPGQEGIASGWGTMDPSTNRMPNRLQAVRLPVLDVQDCQYYYRFITKLSKRMFCAGYHSGGKDACQGDSGGPLVVKGVLHGLISWGIQCATPGYPGVYAKVSEFRDYIKVNTGI encoded by the exons ATGTCTAACAATCCAGTCACATTATTGCAATGTCTGTTATTGTTTACCG TGGTGCAGGCCAGAAACAGGATAATAGGTGGTTATAATGCTGACATCAAGGACCACCCCTACCAGCTACAACTATTATCTGATGGCCAGTTAATCTGCGGTGCTGTTTTAATCTCCAACACCTACGCCTTGTCCGCAGCTCACTGTTTCCATTCATCAG TTTCAGGTTTGTACAAAATCAGGGCGGGTACTTCTTTTGTGAACCGGGGAGGCCAAATTAGGAACATTAAAAATGCTTACATTCATCCCAGCTACGTTAAAGAAGAGGTGGACTATGACATTGCCATTTTGGAACTGGATCAACCCCTAAA TTATTCTTCAACAATACAGCCAGTTAGACTTCCAAGAAAAAACGAGTTCCCTCCACCAGGTCAGGAAGGTATTGCCTCAGGTTGGGGTACGATGGATCCATCAACAAATCGAATGCCCAATCGATTGCAAGCTGTGAGATTGCCAGTACTTGATGTACAAGATTGCCAGTATTATTACAGATTCATTACGAAACTTTCCAAACGTATGTTTTGTGCTGGTTATCATTCGGGAGGCAAAGACGCTTGTCAG GGTGATTCCGGTGGTCCCCTTGTTGTTAAAGGTGTGCTTCACGGTTTGATTTCTTGGGGGATCCAATGTGCCACCCCCGGTTATCCTGGCGTCTACGCCAAAGTCAGCGAATTCAGAGATTACATCAAAGTGAATACCGGTATATAA
- the LOC109598455 gene encoding trypsin-2 isoform X3 codes for MSNNPVTLLQCLLLFTVVQARNRIIGGYNADIKDHPYQLQLLSDGQLICGAVLISNTYALSAAHCFHSSVSGLYKIRAGTSFVNRGGQIRNIKNAYIHPSYVKEEVDYDIAILELDQPLNYSSTIQPVRLPRKNEFPPPGQEGIASGWGTMDPSTNRMPNRLQAVRLPVLDVQDCQYYYRFITKLSKRMFCAGYHSGVFKGDSGGPLVVKGVLHGLISWGIQCATPGYPGVYAKVSEFRDYIKVNTGI; via the exons ATGTCTAACAATCCAGTCACATTATTGCAATGTCTGTTATTGTTTACCG TGGTGCAGGCCAGAAACAGGATAATAGGTGGTTATAATGCTGACATCAAGGACCACCCCTACCAGCTACAACTATTATCTGATGGCCAGTTAATCTGCGGTGCTGTTTTAATCTCCAACACCTACGCCTTGTCCGCAGCTCACTGTTTCCATTCATCAG TTTCAGGTTTGTACAAAATCAGGGCGGGTACTTCTTTTGTGAACCGGGGAGGCCAAATTAGGAACATTAAAAATGCTTACATTCATCCCAGCTACGTTAAAGAAGAGGTGGACTATGACATTGCCATTTTGGAACTGGATCAACCCCTAAA TTATTCTTCAACAATACAGCCAGTTAGACTTCCAAGAAAAAACGAGTTCCCTCCACCAGGTCAGGAAGGTATTGCCTCAGGTTGGGGTACGATGGATCCATCAACAAATCGAATGCCCAATCGATTGCAAGCTGTGAGATTGCCAGTACTTGATGTACAAGATTGCCAGTATTATTACAGATTCATTACGAAACTTTCCAAACGTATGTTTTGTGCTGGTTATCATTCGGGAG ttttcaAGGGTGATTCCGGTGGTCCCCTTGTTGTTAAAGGTGTGCTTCACGGTTTGATTTCTTGGGGGATCCAATGTGCCACCCCCGGTTATCCTGGCGTCTACGCCAAAGTCAGCGAATTCAGAGATTACATCAAAGTGAATACCGGTATATAA
- the LOC109598455 gene encoding trypsin-4 isoform X4: protein MSNNPVTLLQCLLLFTVVQARNRIIGGYNADIKDHPYQLQLLSDGQLICGAVLISNTYALSAAHCFHSSVSGLYKIRAGTSFVNRGGQIRNIKNAYIHPSYVKEEVDYDIAILELDQPLNYSSTIQPVRLPRKNEFPPPGQEGIASGWGTMDPSTNRMPNRLQAVRLPVLDVQDCQYYYRFITKLSKRMFCAGYHSGGKDACQFSRVIPVVPLLLKVCFTV, encoded by the exons ATGTCTAACAATCCAGTCACATTATTGCAATGTCTGTTATTGTTTACCG TGGTGCAGGCCAGAAACAGGATAATAGGTGGTTATAATGCTGACATCAAGGACCACCCCTACCAGCTACAACTATTATCTGATGGCCAGTTAATCTGCGGTGCTGTTTTAATCTCCAACACCTACGCCTTGTCCGCAGCTCACTGTTTCCATTCATCAG TTTCAGGTTTGTACAAAATCAGGGCGGGTACTTCTTTTGTGAACCGGGGAGGCCAAATTAGGAACATTAAAAATGCTTACATTCATCCCAGCTACGTTAAAGAAGAGGTGGACTATGACATTGCCATTTTGGAACTGGATCAACCCCTAAA TTATTCTTCAACAATACAGCCAGTTAGACTTCCAAGAAAAAACGAGTTCCCTCCACCAGGTCAGGAAGGTATTGCCTCAGGTTGGGGTACGATGGATCCATCAACAAATCGAATGCCCAATCGATTGCAAGCTGTGAGATTGCCAGTACTTGATGTACAAGATTGCCAGTATTATTACAGATTCATTACGAAACTTTCCAAACGTATGTTTTGTGCTGGTTATCATTCGGGAGGCAAAGACGCTTGTCAG ttttcaAGGGTGATTCCGGTGGTCCCCTTGTTGTTAAAGGTGTGCTTCACGGTTTGA
- the LOC109598454 gene encoding GILT-like protein 1, which produces MNPAVALLVCLYVCGAAAQHDHEHMDHSKHRVNVGVYYESLCPDSRKFFIQQLYPSLQGELAQYVNLTLVPYGKTTTEFNINQYEFKCHHGDIECYGNKLHACALHLIDGGQPTPGLGYNKVATGFVNCLMDKAVKNENAEPQMSFTSKECGLWNNVNNINYIDNCANHPDGSNFLAQYGKQTDLLQNPLKSVPTIVFKNQYKEEDSQLAQKNFVKALCQYIDEPKPAECSKNSAFSQSVNVFAMIVALVVAKLW; this is translated from the exons ATGAATCCCGCAGTCGCGCTCCTGGTTTGCCTGTACGTTTGCGGGGCGGCCGCCCAGCACGACCACGAACACATGGACCATTCGAAGCACCGG GTGAACGTGGGTGTCTACTACGAGTCGCTCTGTCCGGACTCCCGGAAGTTCTTCATACAACAACTCTATCCGTCGTTGCAGGGTGAACTGGCCCAGTATGTTAATCTTACCCTCGTTCCGTACGGTAAAACCACG aCGGAGTTCAACATTAACCAGTACGAGTTCAAATGCCATCACGGCGATATTGAATGTTACGGCAACAAATTACACGCCTGTGCCCTTCATTTAATCGATGGCGGCCAACCTACTCCCGGTTTGGGATACAATAAGGTCGCAACTGGATTTGTCAACTGCTTGATGGACAAGGCCGTCAAAAATGAAAACGCCGAACCACAAATGTCGTTCACCAGCAAGGAATGCGGACTGTGGAACAACGTGAACAACATCAACTACATTGACAACTGCGCCAACCACCCCGATG GTTCTAACTTCTTGGCCCAGTACGGCAAACAAACGGACCTCCTCCAGAACCCGTTGAAGAGCGTGCCAACAATCGTTTTCAAGAACCAGTACAAAGAGGAAGACAGCCAGCTGGCCCAGAAGAACTTCGTCAAAGCCTTGTGCCAATATATCGACGAACCTAAACCAGCTGAATGTTCCAAAAACTCAGCTTTCTCCCAATCCGTCAACGTTTTCGCCATGATCGTAGCGTTGGTGGTTGCGAAGTTGTGGTAA
- the LOC109598451 gene encoding transcription elongation factor SPT5 — protein sequence MSDSEASAYSDNENGSEAGSVRSRSSRGSARSRSRSPSRSPSRSRSRSRSRSRSGSRSGSEAREARSGGEDVADEEEPEGESLDEDEYDSEEDESDDGRPAKRKKGHKDRFRDFIIDEAEVDDEVEDEDEWEDGAQEIGIVPNEVDEFGPTAREIEGRRRGTNLWDAQKEHEIEEYLRKKYADDTAAARHFGDGGEEMSDEITQQTLLPGVKDPNLWMVKCRIGEEKATCLLLMRKFLAFQNTSEPLQIKSVVAPEGVKGYIYIEAYKQPHVKAAIENVGNLRMGMWTQQMVPIKEMTDVLRVVKEQTGLKSKQWVRLKRGLYKDDIAQVDYFDMAQNQVHLKLLPRIDYTRLRGALRTTQTESEAEKRKKKRRPPSKPFDPEAIRAIGGEVTSDGDFLIFEGNRYSRKGFLYKNFTMSAVLIEGVKPTLAELERFEEQPEGIDLELSTEKEDKVVTHSFSAGDNVEVCEGELINLQGKIISIDGSVIAMMPKHDDLKESLYFQANELRKYFKMGDHVKVLAGRYEGDTGLIVRVENNRVVLISDLTMHEMEILPKDLQLCTDMASGVDSLGKFEWGDMVNLDAETVGVIVRLERENFHVLNMHGKVVECRPGSLQKRRLNRFTAALDSYRNSLHRRDMVKVIDGPHNGFSGEIKHLYRNFAFLYSRTYLQNGGIFVCKTKHLQLAGGTKNLPSAELGSGMEFMSPRRASPMHPSSGGGGGGGFSAPIGGGGGGGGGRGRGRVTRDRDIIGTTIKITRGPYKGNIGIVKDATQATARIELHTSCQTISVDRNNIADVGATAGKEGSFTSYGKTPSYAGNQTPLYRDTGNKTPMCDSGSRTPLHYGSMTPLHDGSRTPNAHSEWDPSISNTYPSPGYNPSTPGYQMNGPFTPQTPGTMYESTYSPYQTSPGYQSAISTPSPGTGYGQSPASNNPYNTPSSGYSPNMQYNPQTPGAGLDVLPMTDWHTVDIEVRIRDSHDDAGLVGQTGVIQSISGALCSVFLPEEDRVVTIMSDHLDPVTPQRGDEFKVIIGEEREATGELLSIDVLEGVVKIKEEIKMLPLQNLCKMRKAEH from the exons ATGTCGGATTCGGAGGCGAGCGCGTACTCCGACAATGAGAATGGATCGGAGGCGGGTTCGGTGAGGTCCCGCAGCTCTCGTGGCAGTGCGCGCAGTCGCAGTCGCTCACCGTCCCGTTCGCCGTCCAGAAGCCGTTCGCGCAGCCGCAGTCGCAGCCGGTCCGGAAGTCGATCTGG ttctGAGGCGAGGGAGGCACGTTCTGGCGGCGAAGACGTGGCGGACGAGGAGGAGCCAGAAGGAGAAAGCTTAGACGAAGATGAGTACGACAGCGAAGAGGATGAAAGCGACGACGGACGTCCGGCCAAGCGTAAGAAAGGTCACAAGGACCGGTTCAGGGATTTCATCATCGACGAGGCCGAAGTAGACGACGAAGTCGAAGATGAGGACGAATGGGAGGATGGTGCCCAGGAAATCGGCATCGTGCCCAACGAAGTGGACGAATTCGGTCCCACAGCTCGGGAAATCGAAGGCAGAAGACGTGGCACCAATCTGTGGGA TGCACAGAAGGAGCATGAAATCGAAGAGTACCTCAGGAAGAAGTACGCCGACGACACAGCGGCTGCCCGTCATTTTGGAGATGGTGGCGAGGAAATGTCAGACGAAATTACGCAACAAACCTTGTTGCCTGGGGTTAAAGACCCCAACTTGTGGATGGTTAAGTGCAGGATAGGCGAGGAAAAGGCCACCTGTTTGTTGCTGATGAGGAAGTTCCTGGCGTTTCAAAACACTAGCGAACCCCTACAAATTAAATCAGTTGTCGCCCCTGAAGGTGTAAAAGGTTACATCTACATTGAAGCCTATAAACAACCTCATGTTAAGGCGGCGATAGAAAACGTCGGTAACTTAAGGATGGGCATGTGGACCCAGCAAATGGTTCCCATTAAAGAAATGACGGACGTTTTAAGAGTGGTCAAAGAACAGACTGGTCTTAAGTCCAAACAGTGGGTCAGGCTCAAGCGTGGGTTGTACAAAGACGACATTGCTCAAGTGGACTACTTTGACATGGCCCAGAATCAAGTCCACTTAAAATTACTCCCGAGGATTGACTATACGAGGCTGAGGGGTGCCCTCAGGACCACCCAGACTGAGTCAGAGGCGGAAAAGAGGAAGAAAAAACGTAGGCCGCCAAGCAAGCCTTTTGATCCCGAAGCAATCCGTGCTATCGGCGGAGAAGTTACTTCGGATGGTGACTTCTTGATTTTCGAAGGCAACAGATACTCCCGTAAAGGGTTCTTGTACAAAAACTTCACCATGAGTGCCGTGCTGATTGAAGGAGTGAAACCAACGTTGGCGGAACTCGAACGCTTCGAGGAACAACCCGAGGGCATAGACTTGGAGTTGTCCACGGAGAAAGAGGATAAAGTCGTGACGCATTCCTTCAGCGCCGGCGACAACGTGGAGGTATGTGAGGGTGAATTGATCAACCTGCAAGGTAAAATCATCAGCATAGACGGCTCGGTGATTGCCATGATGCCCAAACACGACGACTTGAAGGAGTCGTTGTACTTCCAAGCTAACGAGCTGAGGAAGTACTTCAAAATGGGTGACCACGTCAAAGTGTTGGCGGGCCGTTACGAGGGTGACACAGGTCTGATTGTACGGGTTGAGAACAACAGGGTGGTGCTGATTTCTGACTTGACGATGCACGAAATGGAGATCCTGCCTAAGGATTTACAGTTGTGCACTGATATGGCGTCAGGTGTTGATTCTTTGGGTAAATTCGAATGGGGTGACATGGTTAATCTGGACGCTGAAACTGTGGGCGTCATTGTAAGGCTTGAACGTGAGAATTTCCATGTTTTAAACATGCACGGCAAGGTTGTTGAATGTAGACCTGGTTCGTTACAAAAACGGCGATTGAATCGCTTCACAGCCGCCCTGGATTCGTATCGCAACAGTTTACATCGGAGGGATATGGTCAAAGTTATCGATGGGCCGCATAACGGTTTCTCAGGGGAGATAAAACATTTGTACAGGAATTTTGCCTTCCTGTACTCCCGTACGTATTTACAGAACGGTGGTATCTTCGTTTGTAAGACAAAGCACTTGCAACTGGCTGGTGGTACCAAGAACTTGCCGAGTGCTGAACTTGGTTCTGGAATGGAGTTCATGTCGCCCAGGAGGGCGTCACCTATGCATCCGTCCAGTGGCGGAGGCGGAGGag gaGGTTTCTCTGCTCCGATTGGCGGCGGCGGAGGCGGAGGAGGAGGTCGCGGACGAGGCAGGGTGACCCGCGACCGCGACATCATCGGTACCACCATCAAAATAACACGTGGGCCTTACAAGGGCAATATCGGTATCGTCAAAGACGCCACTCAAGCAACAGCACGTATCGAACTGCACACCTCCTGTCAAACCATATCGGTGGACAGGAACAACATCGCAGACGTGGGGGCCACCGCTGGCAAAGAAGGCAGCTTCACCAGCTATGGCAAGACTCCCTCGTACGCCGGCAACCAGACCCCATTGTACAGGGACACTGGCAACAAAACACCGATGTGCGATTCCGGTTCCAGGACACCTCTGCATTACGGTTCAATGACGCCACTGCACGACGGCTCTCGCACCCCCAACGCCCACTCGGAATGGGACCCGAGCATCTCCAACACATACCCAAGTCCTGGCTACAATCCCAGCACTCCTGGCTACCAGATGAACGGTCCCTTCACGCCGCAAACTCCCGGTACGATGTACGAGAGCACCTACAGCCCCTACCAGACCTCGCCTGGTTACCAGAGTGCCATTTCCACCCCCAGTCCGGGCACAGGTTACGGCCAAAGTCCGGCTAGTAATAATCCGTACAACACCCCCAGCTCTGGCTACAGCCCCAACATGCAGTACAATCCCCAGACACCGGGAGCCGGTTTGGACGTCCTACCCATGACCGACTGGCACACCGTCGACATAGAAGTACGAATCAGGGATAGTCACGATGACGCAGGCCTGGTGGGACAAACGGGCGTGATCCAGAGCATTTCCGGCGCCCTTTGTTCCGTTTTTCTGCCGGAAGAGGACCGTGTCGTTACCATTATGTCGGATCATTTGGATCCGGTGACGCCGCAGCGTGGCGACGAGTTCAAAGTTATTATCGGGGAGGAGAGAGAGGCGACCGGCGAGCTCTTGTCCATTGATGTGCTAGAAGGTGTCGTTAAGATTAAGGAGGAGATTAAGATGTTGCCGCTGCAAAACCTATGCAAGATGAGGAAGGCGGAGCACTAa
- the LOC109598446 gene encoding uncharacterized protein LOC109598446, producing the protein MPNINKQRREMLPIKSDSFSFRRNTSANSSSSSTRSAGMENCRKNLQDKFDGDDSKSNDRSVLSALSFNVNTRKVLRNGAERISKTFNTVRTTFGSISQKFKISTKRREILEEGPMTPNCATPDTLARQILGRTPVKLYSPFGFDSPYNSTTYDKENQPLNTTPMKYRR; encoded by the exons ATGccaaacataaacaaacaacGAAGAGAAATGCTGCCGATCAAAAGTGACAGTTTCAGCTTCAGACGCAACACGTCGGCGAATTCATCGAGTTCCAGCACTAGAAGTGCGGGCATGGAGAATTGCCGGAAGAATTTACAGGACAAGTTCGACGGCGACGATTCGAAATCGAACGATAGGAGCGTGTTGTCGGCCCTATCGTTCAACGTGAACACCAGAAAGGTGCTCAGGAATGGGGCGGAGAGGATATCGAAGACATTCAACACGGTTCGCACCACTTTCGGATCAATTTCGCAg aaattcaaaatttcgaCGAAGCGAAGGGAAATCCTGGAAGAAGGACCGATGACTCCGAATTGCGCCACACCGGACACGTTAGCGAGGCAGATATTGGGCAGGACTCCAGTGAAATTATACAGCCCTTTTGGCTTTGACAGCCCTTACAACAGCACCACTTATGACAAAGAGAACCAGCCATTAAATACAACCCCCATGAAATATCGCAGATAA